A genomic window from Coriobacteriia bacterium includes:
- a CDS encoding YihY/virulence factor BrkB family protein has product MELLRDIWGVILETFARFDEDGIPRISAAMSYYLLLALAPLLLALNAILGLAGGKIALGSAGSNVADASAVAATAYAQVTAWAGSYAPYVTALIVLVGSVSVFGQFVGALQVIWKTPPHRTPIRAFLHHHGLSLALLVVAALALVVAIVLGGLILVFGSAALSYAQGMGVAISGVALVLIARGVFAFVIAALLFAVAFTVVPDRRIKWRDALPGALVTAVLFMVGELWLSYYLSATKQFSVFGTFQFFVVLIVWIYYSALVTLWGAELTRLLVLRAEAARVEPRQTQGDG; this is encoded by the coding sequence ATGGAGCTGCTGCGCGACATATGGGGCGTGATCCTCGAGACGTTCGCTCGCTTCGACGAGGACGGAATACCTCGAATCTCAGCGGCTATGTCGTACTACCTGCTGCTCGCACTCGCGCCGCTGCTGCTCGCACTCAACGCGATTCTCGGCCTGGCCGGGGGCAAGATTGCGCTTGGCAGCGCGGGCTCCAACGTGGCGGACGCCAGCGCGGTGGCGGCCACCGCATACGCGCAGGTCACGGCGTGGGCGGGCTCGTATGCGCCGTACGTCACAGCGCTGATAGTGCTGGTTGGATCGGTGAGCGTCTTTGGCCAGTTCGTGGGTGCGCTGCAGGTCATCTGGAAGACGCCGCCGCATCGCACCCCGATCCGCGCCTTCCTGCATCACCACGGATTGTCGCTCGCCTTACTGGTCGTGGCGGCGTTGGCGCTGGTGGTGGCCATCGTTCTCGGCGGGCTCATCCTGGTGTTCGGCTCGGCGGCACTGTCCTACGCGCAGGGCATGGGCGTCGCGATCTCCGGCGTCGCGCTCGTGCTCATCGCTCGCGGCGTCTTCGCTTTCGTGATCGCCGCGCTGCTGTTCGCGGTTGCGTTCACGGTCGTTCCTGACCGTCGTATCAAGTGGCGCGATGCGCTTCCGGGCGCGCTGGTGACCGCGGTTCTGTTCATGGTCGGTGAACTCTGGCTGTCCTACTATCTGAGTGCGACCAAGCAGTTCAGCGTGTTTGGGACGTTCCAGTTCTTCGTGGTGCTGATCGTGTGGATCTACTACTCGGCGCTGGTAACGTTGTGGGGGGCAGAGCTCACGCGGCTGCTCGTGCTGCGGGCCGAGGCGGCACGGGTCGAACCGCGACAAACGCAGGGGGATGGGTAG
- a CDS encoding cation:proton antiporter: MEVELFNLLAVSGVAFAVPLVIGFFPKLRVPSIAIEIVAGIILGPMVLDWIHPDVTINVFSAVGVAFLLFLAGLELDLDVLKGAPMKLGAASFFLSFAIALAVLTVVGRTGFVLSPLLVAIALSATSVGIVIPVLRDTGELDSSVGKFVLGGGAVAEFGTIALLGVFFARENASSIVETGLLLVVAVLAVGLLWLLRYATRWQPARPILDRLDNSSAQIRVRLALLVLLASAVLATTFGFEAILGTFLAGIVFGIVIKGDQFEERLRHKLEAIGFGFFVPVFFVSSGLRLDLSKAADPTELLRVAFFLLMLLAVRGLPAMVYRRHLSWRETAGAGLLQATNLSFIVVAVTVGGEIGIVRPVNGAALVIAGLISALVFPVAAQRVLSSGGAVSHDVDSEESHAQRVEERM, translated from the coding sequence GTGGAAGTCGAGCTGTTCAATCTGCTGGCTGTCAGCGGCGTTGCGTTTGCAGTGCCGCTCGTCATCGGCTTCTTCCCCAAGTTGCGTGTGCCCTCGATTGCGATCGAGATTGTGGCCGGCATCATCCTCGGACCTATGGTCTTGGATTGGATCCACCCCGACGTGACGATCAACGTGTTCAGTGCTGTCGGTGTGGCGTTTCTGCTCTTCCTCGCCGGACTCGAACTCGACCTCGATGTGCTCAAGGGCGCTCCCATGAAGCTCGGGGCGGCATCGTTCTTCCTGTCCTTTGCGATCGCGCTCGCCGTGCTGACCGTGGTGGGCCGCACAGGTTTTGTCCTCTCGCCTCTGCTGGTGGCAATCGCGTTATCGGCGACCTCGGTCGGAATCGTCATTCCCGTGCTCCGCGATACCGGTGAGCTGGACTCATCGGTTGGGAAGTTCGTCTTGGGTGGTGGAGCCGTGGCCGAGTTCGGCACCATCGCACTGCTGGGCGTGTTCTTCGCGCGGGAGAACGCGTCTTCGATTGTCGAGACGGGACTGCTGCTCGTCGTCGCAGTACTTGCCGTCGGGCTGCTGTGGTTGCTGCGGTATGCGACCCGGTGGCAGCCGGCCAGACCAATCCTCGATCGGCTCGACAACTCATCTGCCCAGATTCGCGTGCGGCTCGCCCTGCTCGTACTGCTCGCCTCCGCGGTCCTTGCGACCACATTCGGGTTCGAGGCGATTCTCGGGACGTTCCTCGCGGGCATCGTGTTTGGGATCGTCATCAAGGGCGACCAGTTCGAAGAGCGGCTACGACACAAGCTGGAGGCGATCGGGTTCGGCTTCTTCGTTCCGGTGTTCTTCGTGTCGAGCGGACTGCGACTCGATCTGAGTAAAGCGGCCGATCCGACCGAGCTGCTGCGGGTCGCGTTCTTCCTCCTCATGCTGCTCGCGGTACGCGGGCTTCCGGCGATGGTGTACCGCCGTCACCTGTCATGGCGCGAGACCGCGGGCGCCGGACTTCTCCAGGCGACCAACCTCTCATTCATCGTCGTGGCGGTTACGGTGGGAGGCGAAATCGGGATTGTGCGTCCGGTCAACGGCGCAGCGCTGGTCATCGCGGGCCTGATCTCCGCACTCGTCTTTCCGGTCGCAGCTCAACGAGTGCTGTCATCGGGCGGCGCGGTGTCGCATGACGTGGATTCCGAAGAGTCGCATGCGCAACGCGTCGAGGAGCGCATGTAG